A single Endozoicomonas sp. NE40 DNA region contains:
- a CDS encoding isochorismatase family protein has protein sequence MVEIDASDIIASFDVDAQNCFTPLCPDELPVPEGNTIADALNAQAELAHWRVGSKDAHPVSAIWVASNENPQLTPLSDHANSDRYWNLHAVPGTYGFELLEGLPAVTDYDFFVWKGIEPDLHPYGACYHDLADTRSTGVIEFLRDRNTRTVLVGGLALDFCVKVTVLQLLQAGFRVVVNLSATRSLSEATEQQAMTQMREAGAEFINSLDELVFRSQQLMEA, from the coding sequence CCTCCTTCGACGTGGATGCCCAGAACTGCTTTACCCCACTGTGTCCTGATGAATTGCCAGTGCCAGAGGGGAATACCATTGCCGATGCGCTGAATGCGCAGGCAGAGTTGGCGCACTGGCGGGTTGGATCGAAAGATGCACATCCTGTGTCAGCCATCTGGGTGGCCAGTAACGAGAATCCGCAGCTGACGCCTTTGAGCGATCATGCCAACTCAGACAGATACTGGAATCTCCATGCGGTACCGGGTACCTATGGTTTTGAGTTGCTGGAGGGGTTGCCAGCGGTCACGGATTATGATTTTTTTGTCTGGAAAGGCATTGAGCCCGACCTTCACCCCTATGGTGCCTGCTATCACGATCTGGCCGATACCCGAAGTACCGGTGTGATTGAATTTCTGCGTGACCGCAATACCCGCACTGTGCTTGTGGGAGGTTTGGCCCTGGACTTCTGTGTAAAAGTGACGGTTCTGCAACTGCTGCAGGCGGGGTTCAGGGTGGTTGTTAACCTGTCTGCAACCCGAAGTCTCTCCGAAGCGACAGAGCAGCAGGCGATGACGCAGATGCGTGAGGCGGGTGCAGAGTTTATTAATAGTCTGGACGAGCTTGTTTTTCGTTCGCAGCAATTGATGGAAGCCTGA